The Alosa sapidissima isolate fAloSap1 chromosome 6, fAloSap1.pri, whole genome shotgun sequence genome window below encodes:
- the LOC121711273 gene encoding interferon-induced GTP-binding protein Mx2-like isoform X6 yields MLRLRKVMGLSEWKGTVSYKNETKDIKDPAKVGDYVVKAQNELAGNGVGICDELISLEIMSPEVCDLTLIDLPGIARVPVKGQPHDIGDQIKRLIHRFIANEETINLVVVPCNVDIATTEALRMAQEVDPDGKRTLAILTKPDLVDCGTEKNILDIVDNRVIPLSKGYIVVKCRGQQQIQDGIPLAEATRMERDFFSQHKYFRRLLDEGKATTQCLTIKLTQDLVGCIKNFLPTLSEQIKKELCNLRELLSQYPVGPPIDAQKRRLFLTRLLIEFNNKINRLIEGKVVTKENLFALLRKHYQKWKHELERSKTPFCEKVQNVVKEYDLKHRGKELPGFSNYDVFETVTQDAVAKLQNDALQTLREIRGIVEKQFNEVSKSCFRNYPFLECITTNKINKIQSKQEAKMEKRIQEQFEMEKLIYTQDGNFFKTIKTIDDFVPPPSPQQNVSVEENLSKTPQTPSKRGRSPCRKSAKRPRHSDQDKPVVDLPSMTDMDANPISLQATISLEASAISSEAMSMYPKMLHSYYEIMIQRQADQIPMLIQYFLLKKSAEMLCTEMLSLTDGVDVDKALSEVSDSSRRRSDLQGRVERLSEAQDKLSHFL; encoded by the exons ATGCTGAGGTTGAGGAAGGTCATGGGATTGTCAGAGTGGAAGGGCACCGTCTCCTACAAAAATGAGACTAAAGACATCAAAGACCCCGCTAAGGTTGGGGATTATGTCGTCAAAG CCCAGAATGAGCTGGCTGGAAATGGTGTTGGGATTTGTGACGAGCTGATCAGTCTGGAGATCATGTCTCCTGAGGTGTGTGACCTCACTTTGATTGATTTACCCGGTATTGCCCGGGTGCCTGTTAAAGGACAACCTCATGACATTGGAGACCAG atTAAAAGGCTCATTCACAGGTTCATTGCAAATGAAGAAACCATCAACTTGGTGGTGGTCCCATGCAATGTTGACATAGCAACAACTGAAGCTCTAAGAATGGCTCAGGAAGTTGATCCAGATGGGAAAAGAACTTTGG CTATTTTGACTAAGCCAGACCTTGTAGATTGTGGCACAGAAAAGAACATTTTGGATATTGTTGATAATCGGGTCATTCCGCTGAGCAAAGGCTACATAGTTGTGAAATGCCGTGGTCAGCAACAAATTCAGGATGGGATTCCTCTAGCCGAGGCCaccaggatggagagagatttCTTCAGCCAACACAAGTACTTCAG gcgtcttcttgatgaAGGAAAAGCCACAACCCAGTGCCTTACCATCAAACTGACCCAAGACCTGGTGGGCTGCATCAAA aACTTTCTGCCAACACTGTCGGAGCAAATTAAAAAGGAGCTGTGCAACTTAAGGGAACTGTTGAGTCAGTATCCAGTGGGTCCTCCCATTGATGCCCAAAAAAGAAGACTCTTCCTTACTCGT CTGCTGATTGAGTTCAACAACAAGATCAACCGATTAATAGAGGGTAAAGTTGTCACTAAGGAAAACCTTTTTGCGCTTCTTCGGAAGCATTATCAGAAATGGAAACATGAACTTGAGCGCAGTAAAACTCCAT TTTGTGAAAAGGTACAGAATGTGGTGAAGGAATATGACCTGAAGCACAGGGGAAAAGAGCTGCCTGGTTTCAGTAACTATGATGTGTTTGAAACGGTCACACAGGATGCGGTGGCGAAACTACAGAATGATGCACTACAAACTTTGAGAGAAATCAGAG GAATAGTTGAGAAGCAATTCAATGAGGTCTCCAAATCCTGCTTCAGAAACTACCCTTTCCTGGAGTGTATCACAACA aacaaaataaacaaaatccaGTCGAAACAGGAGGCCAAAATGGAGAAAAGAATCCAGGAGCAGTTTGAGATGGAGAAACTGATCTATACTCAGGATGGCAACTTCTTCAAGACCATCAAGACTATAGATGATTTTGTACCGCCACCTTCACCTCAACAGAATGTTAGTGTTGAAGAAAATCTCAGCAAAACACCACAAACTCCATCCAAAAGAGGCAGATCCCCGTGCCGCAAGTCTGCTAAGCGCCCTCGACACTCTGACCAGGACAAGCCAGTGGTGGATCTACCAAGCATGACTGACATGGATGCTAACCCAATTAGCCTG CAGGCCACAATCTCTCTGGAGGCATCTGCTATTAGTTCTGAAGCCATGAGCATGTACCCTAAAATGTTACATTCATACTATGAG ATAATGATTCAGCGTCAGGCGGACCAGATCCCCATGCTGATCCAGTACTTCCTTTTGAAGAAGTCAGCGGAGATGTTGTGCACTGAGATGTTAAGTCTCACTGATGGGGTGGACGTGGACAAAGCCTTGTCCGAGGTCTCGGACAGCAGCCGCCGCCGCAGCGACTTGCAGGGCCGCGTTGAACGTCTCAGCGAGGCGCAGGACAAACTCAGCCATTTCCTCTAA